From one Streptomyces sp. N50 genomic stretch:
- a CDS encoding DsbA family protein — protein sequence MSETATTPAKTPVDFWFDPLCPWAWMTSRWVLEVEKVRDIEVRWHIMSLAVLNEPRLDELPEEYRELLATKAWKPIRVVTAAWQKHGSDILGPLYTALGTRIHNNGEGPTVEAVAGALADVGLPADLIDYADQEDFEFDAELRASHKEGIDKVGQDVGTPVIAVPGPDGEQIAFFGPVVTPAPKGEEAARLWDGTVAVASVPGFYELKRTRTKGPDFSNLV from the coding sequence ATGTCTGAGACCGCGACCACGCCCGCCAAGACCCCCGTGGACTTCTGGTTCGACCCCCTGTGCCCCTGGGCCTGGATGACCTCCCGGTGGGTGCTGGAAGTGGAGAAGGTCCGGGACATCGAGGTCCGCTGGCACATCATGAGCCTGGCGGTGCTCAACGAACCCCGGCTCGACGAGCTGCCCGAGGAGTACCGCGAGCTGCTCGCGACCAAGGCGTGGAAGCCGATCCGCGTGGTCACCGCCGCGTGGCAGAAGCACGGCTCGGACATCCTGGGCCCGCTCTACACCGCGCTCGGCACCCGCATCCACAACAACGGCGAGGGTCCGACCGTCGAGGCCGTCGCCGGCGCGCTCGCCGACGTCGGCCTGCCCGCCGACCTGATCGACTACGCGGACCAGGAGGACTTCGAGTTCGACGCCGAGCTGCGCGCCTCCCACAAGGAGGGCATCGACAAGGTCGGCCAGGACGTCGGCACCCCCGTCATCGCCGTCCCGGGCCCCGACGGCGAGCAGATCGCCTTCTTCGGCCCGGTCGTCACCCCCGCCCCCAAGGGCGAGGAAGCGGCCCGCCTCTGGGACGGCACCGTCGCGGTCGCCTCGGTCCCCGGTTTCTACGAGCTGAAGCGCACCCGCACGAAGGGCCCGGACTTCAGCAACCTGGTGTAA